TACTGGTTGTTTACTTGCCGTACTCGCGCTCCGCTCACTTAAAGAGATGTTCCctgtactactactacttgcCTTAATCGTGAAGCTACGCATCGCCTGGAGATTGTAATCCACAAACTCCATTACAGCCACGGTCAGCTCATCAACTGAaggcgtgtgtatgtgtgtgtctgtgtgttagTGTGAATGAATGTTTGCTATATTATGTGTCCTGCCAGTTGCAGCCTCGAAAGCATTCTAACACCAATCGATAGTGGAAGAAGCATAAAGCTCACGGTACTGTACACTACTGAAGTCGAGCAAAACAACTATTTTCCCGTCATCGTTCTTCATTTTGGgactcgctctctctctctccctctctttctctctctctgcacTACCAGTTACAATCTCCCACATCCACCTACTCACACACTTCATCTACTACGTTCAGATCTCATACGTGCTAACCGACGATGGCCAAACTTGACCGATGGACCGGACGAACTCTCTGCTATTTCAGGGGGGAGGAGGGAGGAGGAgggttgttgatgttgtgtgTTCTAATAACGCGTCCACCAAATTCAATTTCTCTCCGCACCATTTTCAGAGCGGGCCAGTCGTCGCCGATGATCTACACGGAATCGATAGCGGGCGGTACGGCGTTAGCGCTAATCTTTAACTCGCTGCAGGAGTCGATGGCCGGGACGTACTTCTGTGCCGCTTCGTACTCCGTCACGGAAAAGCTGAACGCGGCCGTCGTGGTGGAAACTTACGgtaagtggtttttggcgtgCCTGCCTGTCGTCGGGTCGTCAAGCCGTGGGTGGGTCTTGCCGTCACTGTATGTAGCTTATTAGTGGATCAATGCGAATGGTTCTCCAACTTCTGCAGCAAGAAGTAAAGCAAGGAACATTTTACGaggtgctcgaaaaccaccaaggGAAGAACTGTGGTTCAGCCTTGCTACACGCTTAGCTCTCAATCAACAACTTGTTCGTTTTGCTGTAAActtttgtacaaataaattaattcctTGCTTCATTTAGCTGTGGCACGACGCTTTAGGGGTGACTGGGGTGCAAGAATTTGGTCACAAGGGGACAAGGTCAAATCGATTACATTGTTGCCATTCTTAGCAACAGTTCCTTTTATCAGCTTTTATTTGTTCGAGAATAATTTCCATTCTTCTACCATTTTCTACCTAAAGTTGCCATCACCTGGAAGGATGCACCCACGGACCAGCGTCCACTGATGGGTACGGACTACATCGTACGCTGCGAAGTAACCGCCAATCCACCGGCAACTGTCGATTGGCTTCGCAACGGTGATCAGGTAAGCTGCGCGTATGAGAACCACTCCTTTCACGTCCCCGGTACAATGAGTCTCACCCAATGCCGTTGTCGTTCGTTCTATATCAAGATTAAGTCCAGCGGACGGTATGTGATCGAAAACCGGGGTTTGCTGATCAAAAACATTACCGAGGCGGATGATGGTGTTTACACGTGCCGGGCTGCCGTTATGTCGACGGGTGAGCTAAAGAACCGTGAGATAAGGGTCGAGGTGCAGATCATGCCGGAAGTGCGGGCCCTGCCACTGGTAATGGATGCCGTCGAGGGCCAATCGTTTTCGGTGATGTGTAATGCAACCGGCAAACCGGTACCCGAATTCCAGTGGGTTAAGACGGGAACCCAACAGAATGCGGCCGACTTGGATAGGTGGGTGTTGCGAAGTGTTCATTTCAAAATTATGCTGGAATTTGTGTTAAATATGATTACATTTAAtctcaattttaaaattttatcaatATTTCATCCCACAAAATGACAGATTTTCCGTCAACGCCATCACTGGACAGCTCGATATCAGCACCGTGGCACAGCAGGACCATGACAAGTACGCCTGTATCGCGCGCAATCCTGCCGGCCATTCTGAGTCGGTGATGCAGCTTAACGTGTTGATTCGACCGAAAATAATCGAGTTTATCAACATTACCGTGTCGGAAAACGAAGACGCAATCTTTGAGTGCCGAGCATTCGGTCGACCTGCGCCAGAAATCACGTTCCGTCGCTACGGTACGGTCGAAGAGTACACGCTAGGTTTGCAGGTTAACGACGATCGCATCATCTTGGAGCAGACGTCCGACAAGGACAAGAGCGAAACGATCGGCACGTTACGCATTTCGAAGCTCGCCACCACCGACGATGGGCTGTACGAATGTATTGCGCGAAACCGTGGCGATGTGGCATTCAAAGTTGGACACATTACCGTCGAGTATCGGCCAATCTTCGACCACATGAAGGCCCTGCCGCCAGTATACACCTGGGAGGAGCGTACGGCTAACCTGAGCTGCTTTGCACAAGCCATTCCCAACGCAACGATCGAGTGGCGTTTCAATGATCGGCGCGTGCAGGATCTGTACGATCAAAACCTGCGCATCGAAAACGAAGGTCTGCGCAGTGATCTGTTGGTAACGCCGCGCGATCGCCGCTACTACACCGCCTACAAGTGTGTCGCCCATAACCGGCTGGGCAGTGCGGAGCATCTGATGGAGCTGCGCGAAGCCCGCATACCGGAATCGGTTCCGCAATCGAAACCGCGCGTCGTCAGTGCGACCTCGATCACGTTCGACATTATGGCACCTCCGGTCGAGCCAGGTTTGCCGCTGACGGCGTTTTCCGTGCAGTGGAAGGAACAGATCCAGAACGATTGGAACTTTGCGTTCAACCGTACCTGGTCACCGGACAGCCCGTACATAGTGGAAGGGTTGCGACCACAGACGGCCTATTCGTTCCGCTTTGCCGCACGGAACGTCGTCGGGCTTAGCCAGTGGGGTGCGTACGTGCAGCAGTCGACACCGCGTCGTTCGGAGCCGGAAACGCCACGCATCCTGCACACACCGATCCAGGATGAGGAGGAAGACAGTGATCCGATCGTTACCTCACCGTACGCGGACCATTTCGACATGCGGTGGAGCATACCGGTGGACAACGGTGAGCCGATCGATATGTACCGCATCAAGTACTGTCCGGTAAGTCTCTGAACTAGAATAATGGAACGAATGAATGAACGATTGCTGTTAAACTGCGCTCTAACGCGACACTGTTCGACGCTCTTGCCAATCGCATTTAGGGCACCAAGGTGAACGGCTACTGGACCGAGATGGAGGAGCAC
The Anopheles moucheti chromosome 2, idAnoMoucSN_F20_07, whole genome shotgun sequence genome window above contains:
- the LOC128299930 gene encoding fasciclin-2; the protein is MAAQYGRSSSSAAVMMLLVWITLTGVAHSQNQPRLKILPASSIQRKPVGHSLLLTCRPEVPDTNLISDLRWNDNRNMTILPKPAGQSSPMIYTESIAGGTALALIFNSLQESMAGTYFCAASYSVTEKLNAAVVVETYVAITWKDAPTDQRPLMGTDYIVRCEVTANPPATVDWLRNGDQIKSSGRYVIENRGLLIKNITEADDGVYTCRAAVMSTGELKNREIRVEVQIMPEVRALPLVMDAVEGQSFSVMCNATGKPVPEFQWVKTGTQQNAADLDRFSVNAITGQLDISTVAQQDHDKYACIARNPAGHSESVMQLNVLIRPKIIEFINITVSENEDAIFECRAFGRPAPEITFRRYGTVEEYTLGLQVNDDRIILEQTSDKDKSETIGTLRISKLATTDDGLYECIARNRGDVAFKVGHITVEYRPIFDHMKALPPVYTWEERTANLSCFAQAIPNATIEWRFNDRRVQDLYDQNLRIENEGLRSDLLVTPRDRRYYTAYKCVAHNRLGSAEHLMELREARIPESVPQSKPRVVSATSITFDIMAPPVEPGLPLTAFSVQWKEQIQNDWNFAFNRTWSPDSPYIVEGLRPQTAYSFRFAARNVVGLSQWGAYVQQSTPRRSEPETPRILHTPIQDEEEDSDPIVTSPYADHFDMRWSIPVDNGEPIDMYRIKYCPGTKVNGYWTEMEEHCLEQDIARMTNFEMRNLQADTYYRIELTAHNAIGFSKPAHVLMKTARGIDVVLRVDSPTLSSAAVIGIVIGSVVLLLIIADLLCCAFGNLGILATLCRKTKRSPSDLDDEAKLGREDEKQPLNTQPAAAAASPLKVNSSVEFDGRVVHSRSGEIIGKNSAV